Proteins from a genomic interval of Prevotella sp. E13-27:
- a CDS encoding PH domain-containing protein produces the protein MKTIYECSQSKSVKWITAIFILAMVLGVLTEMYYVSKGMDVTGAIIVSATLIAVCLSCFLIFPMYIIADDEGIGIRTLLRTIRIPYENIDHIERVSEDKPLLGATNTIRLLGVGGVFGYIGWFRTKGIGTYRSYVTNAKKSFLIYRIKGMPIAISVNEPDEFIPYYLKGGAK, from the coding sequence ATGAAAACAATTTATGAATGTTCGCAAAGTAAATCGGTGAAGTGGATTACCGCCATTTTCATCTTGGCTATGGTTCTCGGTGTATTAACCGAAATGTACTATGTCTCTAAGGGAATGGATGTTACAGGAGCTATTATTGTATCTGCAACCCTAATTGCTGTTTGTCTCTCGTGCTTCCTCATCTTTCCGATGTATATCATCGCTGATGATGAGGGAATAGGTATTCGTACTCTACTTCGAACTATACGAATCCCTTACGAAAACATAGACCATATAGAGCGAGTGAGTGAGGATAAGCCACTATTAGGCGCCACCAATACAATCCGTCTGTTAGGTGTGGGAGGCGTATTTGGATATATTGGCTGGTTCCGTACAAAAGGAATTGGCACATATCGTTCTTATGTTACAAATGCAAAGAAGTCATTCCTTATTTATCGCATTAAGGGTATGCCTATAGCAATCAGTGTAAACGAACCAGATGAGTTTATACCCTATTATCTGAAAGGAGGTGCAAAATGA
- a CDS encoding helix-turn-helix domain-containing protein, which yields MNMLYDFSSELLQARQRKGVTQEQIAFSLDISQATYNAWECGHRLCPYKHIVALISYFDDEQFTRSMLRILLSLQHNMAGLNKKTTAELKTYYMKLKAVLADECTEWLKTLEK from the coding sequence ATGAATATGCTGTATGATTTCTCTTCCGAACTTTTGCAAGCCCGGCAGCGAAAAGGTGTAACACAAGAACAGATTGCTTTTTCTCTGGACATATCGCAGGCTACATACAATGCTTGGGAATGCGGACACCGCCTTTGTCCTTACAAGCATATCGTTGCACTCATCAGTTATTTTGACGATGAACAGTTTACCCGCAGTATGCTTCGAATTCTCCTGTCTTTACAGCATAATATGGCAGGACTGAATAAGAAGACAACAGCAGAGTTGAAAACCTACTATATGAAACTTAAAGCTGTTCTTGCGGATGAATGTACCGAATGGTTAAAGACATTGGAGAAATAG